In Parabacteroides timonensis, the genomic stretch GACGGAAAAACCATCGGCACGAAAGTCGATATAGGTATAATAGCGAGGCACACTGGTAGCCATCAGCTTTCCATCGGAAGAGTAGATATTTCCACGTCCGGGTAATATCAGTCGGTTCGGGCGTTTCTGGCTTTCAGCCACTTTCTCCCATTTTTCCTTTTCCACGAAAGCTGTATCAAACGTTCGCAGGAGTATGCCTACTGCGATAAGCCCCAACAATAACACAACGAGAAAGTAACAGAATAATATCCGGTTACTTTTCGGTGCAGTTTCATTTGGTTCAATTTCTTCAGCCATACTTATTTATGTAATTCATACGGCGGAGTTTTGGCTCCTTCCAGTTCAATACCTTGTTCTTCAATCAATAATTCTACTTGCGACTGACGGCTATTGCCTGTCAGTTCCGATGAGATAGACAATGCTTCAAAACGCACGTCACGCAAGCGTTGTTGCAGACGGTCTATCTCACGCAGTTTTTGCATACAGGTGTAACGGTTTCCGATGAAAAAGAATATCATTATCACAACAAGCACGATCATCCGTGTGTGTTTAACGATAAAATCCTCATTCAGGATACCACCGCCCAGCACATACAAAAGAGAAAGACGTTTCTCTTTTTTCTTCGACTTTTTACGTTGTTGTTTTTCCTCCATAACCCCTATGTTAATTGGCAGTCGACCAGCAACTGCACCTCGCTACTTCTTCTCTGCTATTCTCAATTTGGCACTTCTCGAACGGGGGTTTCTTTCGATCTCCTCGTCAGAAGGCACAATCACTTTATTGTTTACCATGCGAAATGGCGTCTGTACATTTCCGAAAAAGTCTTGCTCGCTTTTTCCTTCAAAGTTCCCTGTTTTCAGGAAGTTTTTCACCAACCTGTCTTCCAGCGAATGGTAAGTGATTACAACCAAACGTCCGCCGGGCTTTAAAACCTGCAGGGTTTGTTGCAGCATTTCTTTCAGGGCACGCATTTCGTCATTCACTTCGATGCGAAGTGCCTGGAATGCCTGTGCCAGAAACTTTTTCTCTTTGTCTTTTCCTGTGAAAGGCTTAACCAGCTCCAGGAAGTCACCGATCGTTTCTATTTTCTTATTTTCACGTGTCCGGACGATCAACGATGCCAGTCTGCGGGCCACTTTCAGTTCGCCGTACAGGTAAAAGACATCTGCCAGCGCCTCTTCCGTATAGGTATTGACGATATCGGCTGCGGTCTGACCGGCACGGGTGTTCATGCGCATATCCAATGCCCCGTCGAAACGGAAAGAGAAACCGCGGTCTTTATCATCGAAATGATGGGAAGAAACCCCTAGATCCGCCAACAGTCCGTCGACTTCACCGTCCACACCATGATAGCGCATAAAATTATACAAATAACGGAAATTACTGCGGACAAACACAAAACGGGGATCGTCGGGGATATTATGTTCGGCATCGGCATCCTGGTCAAATCCGTAAAGTTCACTGTCGCTATCCATCCGTTTCAGGATTTCACGCGAATGTCCTCCTCCTCCAAAAGTCACATCCACGTAGATGCCCCCTTCTTGAATATTCAGACCTTTCACGCTTTCATCAAGCATCACCGGCACATGATAACTCTGCTTTTTCTCTTCCATTTTATGTCTTACACGTTAAACTTTCCCTTAAACAAAAGCACCTTACTTCGCTGTAAACAGGCACGTTACTTTATTAGAGGGTAAAATTAAGCATTTATCAAATTACCTTCCAAGAAATATAAGAGAAAAGTACAAAAAAGTTATCAACAGGTAGAGAATCTTACTTTTAATATTATTTCATCGGCAAGAAGTTTAGGAAATCTTGCCGATGAAAAATTAGATTAAGGAAGTTTTATGGATATAACTTCACCTTCTTTAGTAGTTTTGTGCAATAGAGTTTTACCTCCTGATTTAACAGCGACCAATAGCTTTCCGTTTTCACGGATCACTTCAATGTCGAAAGTGGAATCGAATGCCTTTATTTTACGCAAGCTCATTTTATCCCACTCAGCTGGTAAACGCGGAGTAAACGTGAAAGACTTCAAACCGGTAGGGCGAAGACCGAACATTCCTTCTGTGATGATACGGCAATATAATCCGCTCTCGGCAGAAAGATGGCGCTGGCTTCCTTCCGGCCATGCTTCGATAGCATAAGGGACATGATCACCCAATAGACGTTGGTTGGAATAGAACTTCAAGTATTCAGTTGCTTTTTCCGTTGCACCACAGGCATATACACCACGCAGAGCATACAGGGTGGAACGATCCCAGAAGGTCTCACTGCCGGCTTGGGTCAATAAGCCGTTCTTTGTCCATAAACGGGGAGAAAACAGAGCGTTAATTGTTCCGTCTGTACGATCGTTGATACCGACTGTCAGCGGGATACAAATCCAGGAACGAAGGATATCGTTTCCTTCATAATATTGATAGGTATCGAAACCTTCAACTTTTGCACCGAAATAGTCTTCTATATTTTTACGAAGGTCCTTCGCTTGTCTCTCGTAGTCGGCCAGTTCAGAAAAAGGTTTCTGCAGGTCTTTGCCCAGATAGGAAGCGGAACGTAAAGCATCATAATATAATGAAGAGGTACAGAGATTGGCTTTCCCTGCCGGGAAACGTCCTTCCAGCTCGTCGGAGTCGGAGGCTACAACACCTTTGTCGTTCAGGTTTCGACGACAGTATTCCAAGCACCATTCGATAAGCGGCCATAACTCTTCAGCTTCACCTTTGTCTCCTCTTGCCAAAGCATAACGGGCTGCTCCGTAAGCGACCATTGCGGCATCACCACGGTCACCGGCTCCTCCCCAAACGTCCAGTCCTTCTGCAATGATGGAACTGGGTATCTTTTCGTATTCAGGGTTCATGAAACGGGCAAAATGTTTGAATGAGTTAAGGGCGGAACCATTTCCGACTTCGTATCCCAGATAAGGGAAGAAAGGATTGATATATTCTGCCTGGTCGTTAGCCCAGATTGCGGCATAATATGACTCACCACCAGGACCATGCATTAATCCTCCTTTCGTGTCATAGATACTTTCTGCTCCACGTATCTTGGCAAAGGCAAACATCGTATTTACAACGGGATCGGGTGTTTCCAGTATCAGGTTATTCCAAAAGCCTGCGATCAGGTCTTTCCGGGCCTGCAGTTCTTTTTCGATATCTATCTTTAGTTCTGTCTCGCCCTGCTTATAACCGCTGATTGAGGCATAAAAGACAAGTTCTTCTTTCGGTTGCAGTTGCTTACTTGTCGATCCTATAATCTCGGAAACCAGTTTATAACTACCATCCACTCCAATAGCCGGATCGGTGTCTATAACTGAACGGGAAACAGGTATTTCCACATTCACAGCTGATTTTCCCGTATTTCGGAGAATATATTTCTCACATACGGCAGGATTAGACACAGAAGGGAAAACAACACGGGTCATGGTTATTTGTGCCTTACGCGGCAAAGCTACCGTACTTTCTACCGTCATTGTTCCATCCAGTGTGATTTTACCTACCTTCTCACCGGAAAGCGATTGCCCGTTAACCGATACCATATCCGAAGCATTCCAAGCAAAGCGGCGCATCAAACTGGCATGTGTATTATTCGGTATCATCCGGAGCATCGGCCAGATCATACTCTTATTCAACTCAAAAGAACCGTCGGCATTCACCCCGTAACGCAAAACAGTTGACACTTTCAAACCGCTCATTTCGATATGATCGTAATGAGGAATGTGCCCCTTCACCTCCCATGAGATACTCCCGTTGGGGTTGATGGACCAGCGGTTCTGAGCATTGATCGGAACAACACATAAACCAATCAATAATAATAGACTAAAGAATAACTTATTCATTGTTTACTTACAATTAAATGATGATACATATTTCATTCATAGGATATATTCCCTAATTTCTCAATTTTACCACTTTCCACTTTTGAAGAAAAAAGTTCTTTCAATGCTTCAGCCGTCAGGTGAAAAGAAGGACTAAAGTCCGGAGAATCCATATATTGCAATATACTATTATAGAACTGACGAGCTTCCGGTTTATCCCATACAACTTTCACATCAGACATACAAACTAGTAATTTACCTTTTTCCACTTCAAACTCAAATAAAAGTCCCAGCTTATGATTTCGTTCGATATTATCGATAACCTGCACAATCGGACGGTATTCATTCGGCAAACGATCCAATATCATTGGATAGCTTTGCTTTATAATGGGAAACCACTGCCAGTTTGTATGAAAGTCTGTCGGAAAGCCAGCGAATACGGCATGTTCCGGATCTGTCAAAATACCGAGTGTTCCCGGAGAGACCGGACGATGGATATTCTCACAAATAGATTTAAACATCCGGTAATTCCAATAATCAGTTTGGAAAAGACCGCCCACAGTCTGCTCCTGATGCTTTTCTTTGGACGGGAACAAAAGAACTTTACCACCAGCCTTTAAAGTATTAAACATATCGGAATCCAAATCAGTAGCCACAAGAATATCCTTTGGCGGCATCGTTTGATTATCGGTCGGATAAATCCATAATGGATAACTATTCTTATAAGGAGTTCCGTCGATGGATAGAGACAAGTTTACTTTTTCCGCCTTATGAACAGCAGAGACAGACGGTTTTATGGTTCCCACTTTAACCAATTCACCCTGTTTAACCTGCAAAGGAATCACACCTTCATCCAGTACCTGTTTTTTACTATCCGTCAGTGTCCATGACAGCTGTTTTCGATCAAGGTCACCGGACGAATAGTTTGCTATCTCAATATCACCTGTTACTATTTCTTTGTTCGTCCAGCAAAACTTTTCCGTACAGAATAAAGGAACGACTTCACAGCAAAAGCCTCGCCATTCTTCCGGGGTTATAAGCCCCTTACTATCCATAAACGCATCCAGAATACCCACATAAGCTGAGCCCTGGCCCGGATAATCCTGTAGATCCAGCAACTGGAAACCTCCCCAATGAGGTGTCCGTAAATTCATCTCAATATCTGCCCGATACAATAAGGCAGACCATTTACCGGAAGCTTGCATAAAGTCCTGAGCCTGATTTCCCATCCCGGCTTCCTCCAAACGTTTTTTAAAGACTTCAAAATTACGAGGTTTCAACACTCCCGTATATTTACTGATCTCGTCGAAGTTCGGATAAACCTGGAACTGTCCCGTTTCATGTCCGATAACAGGAACATCACAAAGTTCTTCTGCCGAGGAGAAGTTCATCACCGAATTAGGATAAGTATGATTCAGGTAACCACCATCTTCTGCATCTGCAAAAGAGAAAGAGGCCCGTGCATGCGTATTAAATGTACCTTCCTTTTCACGTCCTACCCGGCAAGTGGTAAAATACTGTTCGTCGGCCTGTTTTCCTTCCATCCCCAGATAGTTATTGGACCCGGAAGCATACAAATGTCTCTCATCTGCTTGTTTAAATGTTTGTACCAGCATGGCCAAAGCCTCTTTTCCTGTCATTTCATTACCTAAAGCAAACATAACAAAAGAGGCGTGATTACTATATGCCTTATGTAAATTCAATCCCTCTTTCTTCAGGTAATCACACAACACGGTATCTTCTATATCGACATTCCCCCAAACAGGCAATTCCGGTTGTAGATAAATACCCTCTATATCCGCCGCTTCAAAACAAGCCTCCGGCGGACACCAGGAATGGAAACGATAATGATTGATACCATACTCTTTCGCTATTTGAAAATAACGCCGCCAGGAATCGACATCCATCGCTGTATGAGCTGTCAGGGGGAATACACAGGCATCATGTTTACCACGTAGGAAAGTCACTTTATCATTGATCATAAACTGCTTACCTTTTACTGAGAAATTACGCAGACCGAAAGATACCTGTCGAACATCCGTATAGCCATCCGCTTTAAATGCAACAGACAAGCGGTATAAAGCTGGAGAAAATTCACTCCAACATAGTGCATTATCCCCCAAAGGTAATTCATATATCTGCTCAGGGACAGAACAATCTATGCCGATCGTTGCCACCGGAGTTTTATGCTTTTTATCGGTATTCCACGCCTCGGCATAAAAAGACAATTCACCCTGCTGTGTCTTGATATCCCTATTACGAAGTGTAACCTTTACTGTTACCGACTTTTTCGTAGCATCAGGATAAACCTGTATATTTTCTATTCCACATAAAGGGGCACTTTCCAGATAGAACTCACCGATAATTCCGTTCCAGTTTGTCTGTGTTGAACTCGAATAGGCATGGGAAGAATGAAAAACCTTATCCGGAACAGCCTTCAAACCATTATCAACCTGAATAGCAATCGTATGAATGCCAGGAGTGAGAAACTCTGACAGTTCATATTGTTGGGCTGTCGAAATATTATCATTCGTACCCACTTCTTTTCCATCTATCCAGATTGTAGTCGGCTTAGTCCGCTCCATAAAAAGACGAACAGATGAACCCCTCCAGTTTTCCGGTATTTCAACAACTTTTGTATATAAAGCTTTTCCTTCGAATATAAATTCACGGGAAAGAGCATTTGTCTGAGTCATATCCGGGTTATATTTACCCTTCTTTCCTATGTCTGTTGTTCCCGGTAAAAACAAAGAGTCCATACCGGAGTTTGACAATTGCGCTATGTTAAATCCGATATCAGCGGTGTCAAGTAACATCCCCCATTGTCCTTCCAACGAGATACGGTTACGCATATCAGGAGGCAACATCCTGGTACAGGAGGCACACATGCCGGCAATCAGCAAACAAGCGATCAGTTTTATTGAGTTTTTCATGATAGCCAGTTTTTTATTTGTATTGAACTTCTGCAGTCACAGTTTCACCCGGTCGACAAATGAGATCGATAAAACTAAAATTATTACCTAAAGCATCAGTAACATATTCAGCTGTTTTTTCATTTATCTTTTTCACTTTTCCCGGAAACATCGCTCTCCAAACAAATTCCTTATCGAGTTTATTCACTAAAGAACTCTTTTCCCCCGAGTGGTGCAAGATAGATATTTTCCCGGAGAATACGGGTATATTTTCAACTGAAAGCCAACCCGTTGATGAAGTAAAACGAGGAAGCGTCGATATCCTGTTAGCCACAGCATCAGCATTAACACCGGCAATTCCACATACAATACCCTCGATTACTCCACTTGCCACTTCGGGATAATCGCGCCGTTTATTCGAATATAATTCATTCAGATAATGATAAGCAATATCTTTTTTACCGTATTTATAGAATATCATCGGATAATATGACATACTTTCAACATTTGTTTCTTTTTCAGCCATCATTTCCAATAAACGATCAACCCTTCCGGAATTATTTATAATTTCAAACCAAAGAGGGAAAACATTATTGCCTCCTTCTTGCAGGATTTCATCTTCCAGCTTATAGGCATAATAATTCTGTGTTTGTTCATTCCACCAAACAGAGTTGTAAAGCCGGGCATATTCCGACGCTTTGTTTTCATACAAACGACAAGAATCTTCATTACCTCTGACTTTCCATATCTGAGCATACGACTTCAACCCTTTGTAAACAGAAGCAATCAAATCTCCGGTAACAGTCAACCCACGTACAGACTCTTCATAAGAAGGCAAGCCGCGAAATGTTTTAAACTTTGGATCGACAAGCGTATCATCCTCGTGCATAACTCCAGGACGCTGCATAATTTTATCCGCCTGCAACTGCCAGTGATTTATATACTCGTTTGCAGTCAGACGAAAGAATGTTTCAAAACGAGGGTCATTGATGTATGTTTCATCACCAGTCCACAGATATAACCGGTAACAGGCATTCAGCACATCAAAATTAGCATTCAGATTATACCAGAAATCTTTATCAGAAACATAGTCGGCCGGTGCTGGTAAATTATCCTTATTAATCTCCCAATACGAACAATAATCTTTGGAAACAGATATATTTTCCACAAACCGGGTCAACATATTCAGATTTTGCCTACTATGTCCGTTTAACTCCTCTCCTATACATTGATGGGACACATCCCTCATACAAAAAGCTTCTCTGTCAGGAAGAGCCGCCTCATACCAGGGACCAACCGGATCACTATCATCACCCACATATTTATTGGAGTTACCGACGGCCCAATTGAATATTTTTACAAGCATCGTATCATTCGATGATACGCAGAATGTATTACGGGCAGTATCCTCGATATCGGGATACATTCCTTGAGATTGACTATACACACAGCTAGTCAATAATGCACATAAATAAACCAATTTCATAAATCAATACGTTTTCGGAAATGTCAATACTTTAGGAAAAAGAAGGTGTTAAAAGAGATTTTACCAACCACGCTTTTAACACCTTCATCTATTATTCAGGACAAGTTGTTATTTCCAACCTTCATTCTGTGTGATACGACCAGGATTCAAGTCAATCTCAGCTTGTGGGATCGGCCACCAGAAATCTCTTGCGGTATAAGCATCTCTCTCAGCAGGAATCAAAACGGTATGTTTAGGTGTGCCACTTGAGAAGTCGCGATATTCAATACCTTCGACTGGTTTGTTCATCACATCCAACAGGATATTCCAACGACGGATATCAGCAAAACGAAGACCTTCCTGTGCAAGTTCCACCCGTCTTTCGTTACGAATCAAATCCCGGAGACTGCCGTTATAACGTTCGGCAACCACCTTGTCGATATCGTTCGTATTGCCGGCACGGTCGCGGATCACTTTAATCAGAGATTTGGCCTCTTCCGTACTTCCTCCGGTTTCCACCAGCGCCTCTGCTCTCAACAAATAAGCTTCTGCATAACGGAAAATTATAAACGAGTTGTAAGTAGTCCATGTCTCTTCTTCATGACAATATTTCTTCCATGTCAGGCCGGTAGGTGTCTTGTTCCATTCACCTCCGCCACCTTCTGCCAACACATCACCTACACTGACTTCCTTGTCTTGCAAAGCCCCGTAATCCTTGTTAGGATCAAAATAGGTCTTACCCCCTTTTTCAACCACGTTGTTCGGAATCGTATTAAAATATTTGCCACGCATTTCCATACCCGGAGCGTAAATGGTCTGGTAAAAACGGGGATCTTTATTCAGATACGGCATAGTTTCGTTCCTATCACCCACATATTCAAAAGCATCAGCCAAAGCTTTCACCGGAGTCGTTACACAATAACCGCCGATAGACTGGTTATACCAGTTTCCCCAACCATTTGTAGCATCCAAGGAATAGCGTCTTACCAGAATTACTTCTTCCAGGTCCTCGCAACCGGTAACAAACAGTTTGTCAAAATCGGCCAGCTGTGGAGCGGAAGCAATCAATTGGTCCGTTTCATCCAGTGTAATCTGGAAATAGGATTTATCATTCAGATAACCGGCAGCATAAGCAGCAGCACGAGCACGGAGCAAACGGGCCGCTGATTTCCCGATTTTCGATTTATTGCTGGGTTTATCCGGTAATCCGGCAATTGCCTTGTTCAGGTCATCCAATATAAAATCAAATACTTCCTTCGGGTCCTGTACTTGCTTAACGTTTTGACTCTCCGCTACTGTAGCCGGATTTTCCGTATAAAACATGATAT encodes the following:
- a CDS encoding FtsL-like putative cell division protein, which encodes MEEKQQRKKSKKKEKRLSLLYVLGGGILNEDFIVKHTRMIVLVVIMIFFFIGNRYTCMQKLREIDRLQQRLRDVRFEALSISSELTGNSRQSQVELLIEEQGIELEGAKTPPYELHK
- the rsmH gene encoding 16S rRNA (cytosine(1402)-N(4))-methyltransferase RsmH, which codes for MEEKKQSYHVPVMLDESVKGLNIQEGGIYVDVTFGGGGHSREILKRMDSDSELYGFDQDADAEHNIPDDPRFVFVRSNFRYLYNFMRYHGVDGEVDGLLADLGVSSHHFDDKDRGFSFRFDGALDMRMNTRAGQTAADIVNTYTEEALADVFYLYGELKVARRLASLIVRTRENKKIETIGDFLELVKPFTGKDKEKKFLAQAFQALRIEVNDEMRALKEMLQQTLQVLKPGGRLVVITYHSLEDRLVKNFLKTGNFEGKSEQDFFGNVQTPFRMVNNKVIVPSDEEIERNPRSRSAKLRIAEKK
- a CDS encoding glucosidase family protein, which codes for MNKLFFSLLLLIGLCVVPINAQNRWSINPNGSISWEVKGHIPHYDHIEMSGLKVSTVLRYGVNADGSFELNKSMIWPMLRMIPNNTHASLMRRFAWNASDMVSVNGQSLSGEKVGKITLDGTMTVESTVALPRKAQITMTRVVFPSVSNPAVCEKYILRNTGKSAVNVEIPVSRSVIDTDPAIGVDGSYKLVSEIIGSTSKQLQPKEELVFYASISGYKQGETELKIDIEKELQARKDLIAGFWNNLILETPDPVVNTMFAFAKIRGAESIYDTKGGLMHGPGGESYYAAIWANDQAEYINPFFPYLGYEVGNGSALNSFKHFARFMNPEYEKIPSSIIAEGLDVWGGAGDRGDAAMVAYGAARYALARGDKGEAEELWPLIEWCLEYCRRNLNDKGVVASDSDELEGRFPAGKANLCTSSLYYDALRSASYLGKDLQKPFSELADYERQAKDLRKNIEDYFGAKVEGFDTYQYYEGNDILRSWICIPLTVGINDRTDGTINALFSPRLWTKNGLLTQAGSETFWDRSTLYALRGVYACGATEKATEYLKFYSNQRLLGDHVPYAIEAWPEGSQRHLSAESGLYCRIITEGMFGLRPTGLKSFTFTPRLPAEWDKMSLRKIKAFDSTFDIEVIRENGKLLVAVKSGGKTLLHKTTKEGEVISIKLP
- a CDS encoding sugar-binding domain-containing protein, with product MKNSIKLIACLLIAGMCASCTRMLPPDMRNRISLEGQWGMLLDTADIGFNIAQLSNSGMDSLFLPGTTDIGKKGKYNPDMTQTNALSREFIFEGKALYTKVVEIPENWRGSSVRLFMERTKPTTIWIDGKEVGTNDNISTAQQYELSEFLTPGIHTIAIQVDNGLKAVPDKVFHSSHAYSSSTQTNWNGIIGEFYLESAPLCGIENIQVYPDATKKSVTVKVTLRNRDIKTQQGELSFYAEAWNTDKKHKTPVATIGIDCSVPEQIYELPLGDNALCWSEFSPALYRLSVAFKADGYTDVRQVSFGLRNFSVKGKQFMINDKVTFLRGKHDACVFPLTAHTAMDVDSWRRYFQIAKEYGINHYRFHSWCPPEACFEAADIEGIYLQPELPVWGNVDIEDTVLCDYLKKEGLNLHKAYSNHASFVMFALGNEMTGKEALAMLVQTFKQADERHLYASGSNNYLGMEGKQADEQYFTTCRVGREKEGTFNTHARASFSFADAEDGGYLNHTYPNSVMNFSSAEELCDVPVIGHETGQFQVYPNFDEISKYTGVLKPRNFEVFKKRLEEAGMGNQAQDFMQASGKWSALLYRADIEMNLRTPHWGGFQLLDLQDYPGQGSAYVGILDAFMDSKGLITPEEWRGFCCEVVPLFCTEKFCWTNKEIVTGDIEIANYSSGDLDRKQLSWTLTDSKKQVLDEGVIPLQVKQGELVKVGTIKPSVSAVHKAEKVNLSLSIDGTPYKNSYPLWIYPTDNQTMPPKDILVATDLDSDMFNTLKAGGKVLLFPSKEKHQEQTVGGLFQTDYWNYRMFKSICENIHRPVSPGTLGILTDPEHAVFAGFPTDFHTNWQWFPIIKQSYPMILDRLPNEYRPIVQVIDNIERNHKLGLLFEFEVEKGKLLVCMSDVKVVWDKPEARQFYNSILQYMDSPDFSPSFHLTAEALKELFSSKVESGKIEKLGNISYE
- a CDS encoding trehalase family glycosidase, whose protein sequence is MKLVYLCALLTSCVYSQSQGMYPDIEDTARNTFCVSSNDTMLVKIFNWAVGNSNKYVGDDSDPVGPWYEAALPDREAFCMRDVSHQCIGEELNGHSRQNLNMLTRFVENISVSKDYCSYWEINKDNLPAPADYVSDKDFWYNLNANFDVLNACYRLYLWTGDETYINDPRFETFFRLTANEYINHWQLQADKIMQRPGVMHEDDTLVDPKFKTFRGLPSYEESVRGLTVTGDLIASVYKGLKSYAQIWKVRGNEDSCRLYENKASEYARLYNSVWWNEQTQNYYAYKLEDEILQEGGNNVFPLWFEIINNSGRVDRLLEMMAEKETNVESMSYYPMIFYKYGKKDIAYHYLNELYSNKRRDYPEVASGVIEGIVCGIAGVNADAVANRISTLPRFTSSTGWLSVENIPVFSGKISILHHSGEKSSLVNKLDKEFVWRAMFPGKVKKINEKTAEYVTDALGNNFSFIDLICRPGETVTAEVQYK
- a CDS encoding RagB/SusD family nutrient uptake outer membrane protein, which codes for MKIYKKSLLYGALAFTLCMVGGCNSNIDLEPEGIITADGYFKSAEDYEKALTALYERLNVESYDLWLDGVTDNGLVTHSWNRGYDLGRGLGSTASSFPADKWDKGYISVQRANNVINNIDKYQWPGGESDANRNQVLGEACTLRAYFYLDLVSIFGHIMFYTENPATVAESQNVKQVQDPKEVFDFILDDLNKAIAGLPDKPSNKSKIGKSAARLLRARAAAYAAGYLNDKSYFQITLDETDQLIASAPQLADFDKLFVTGCEDLEEVILVRRYSLDATNGWGNWYNQSIGGYCVTTPVKALADAFEYVGDRNETMPYLNKDPRFYQTIYAPGMEMRGKYFNTIPNNVVEKGGKTYFDPNKDYGALQDKEVSVGDVLAEGGGGEWNKTPTGLTWKKYCHEEETWTTYNSFIIFRYAEAYLLRAEALVETGGSTEEAKSLIKVIRDRAGNTNDIDKVVAERYNGSLRDLIRNERRVELAQEGLRFADIRRWNILLDVMNKPVEGIEYRDFSSGTPKHTVLIPAERDAYTARDFWWPIPQAEIDLNPGRITQNEGWK